The genomic stretch TGGCTTAAAGCCACGGTCGTCGCTGCCGTCCAGTGAAGTGAAAGGGTCGATTGAGAATCATGAAGAGGCTAGTGACACGATATCTCAACAGTGGGTGGTTGCCCGCACTCGCGTACATCGTTCTTCTTGTCGCGTTCACAATCGCGGCAGTGTCGCGATTCGAGTTGCTGGCCAATGTGCTGTTTTGCGCTGGGGGACTCGCGTTTGTCGGGATCATCGCAGCATCTTTGTGGCACCTGATCTGCAAACGCTGGCAACTCGGGGGCATCAGTCTTATTTCGGTTGTTGGGTGTGGCGTGGCTACCGTCTTCGCATTTGGCGTTCTGATGTTTTCATCCATGTTTGGCCCTAGCGAAGACGGTTTTGCCGACAACCTGACGATCCCTGAAGGCATTGAGATTGCCGAACCGGATGCGGGTGATACTTGGGGCGGATATGCTTTGCGTGACGACACACTCGAGGGAAGCGACAAATTTCAAGACAGAGTCCGCATGGCTATGCGTGCTTCGGGCAATGATTCGACCGAGTTTACTGCTGACATGCCGTCGCTGCGCAAAGCGTCGACAGATCACGCCAACATTTTCGGTAACTATATCGAGGCGTCTCCGGACTGGCATGTGTTTCTTGAACAAGGAAATCGCTTTGCTTCCCGCCGTTGGAGTTTTTGGGGAGAACCACGCGACACGTTGCACGGGTACATATCGGAATTTGGTGGCGACTCACGGTTTCAAACCCGCTGCCTGCTGTGCCTCGATCGCAAACAATGGAGTCGGTACTCGGTGCAGCATGTGCAGGAGGGAAAGGATTCAGTGGAGCCGCAGATGACCCTGGGTAATAGTCTGCACGAGAGCCGGGTCATGATTGAGTGCGGCGGTGTGTGGGTGGAAGTGTTTGAGCAATCGGACAAACCCGAGCGGCGCATGACGAAAGCCACAGTCGCTTTTTTGGAAGATGAGTTTTCGGATTTTTTGACGAGCCCAAAAGACGCTTTGGCAGCAGCACAGGCTAGGTCGCGTGACTTGGCAAGTCGCCTCGCGGGAAAAGATGGCCGTCCCTTCCGATTGCTGACGGGCATGCAGCCAGGAATTTACGAAGTGGCATATTCGCTCAATCCTGGTGAGCCAGGATCGGTTTACTTGAAGGCGTTCGAAGTCACTGAGGGAACGCCATTGTCGGTGGAGCGACTGGAACGCGCATCGAAAACTCGGATGAGTTGGTCACCCGAGACCGCAGAAAGTTTCGGTGCCAAGGCGGGGTTCACGATCTATGAAGGCGACTGGGGAAAGCCTTATGCCGCCCGCTTCGAAGTCTGGTTCCGCCCGGATTCGAACAAGCCGGAACGCAAGCTCGCCGAACGAATTTTCAAGATCGAAGGCTGGCAACGATAGGAATCGTCGACGACGAGCGTGGCGTCTCTTGATCGGAGATCGTAAGTCACCGGCGAGCCTTACCCGAGCCGCGTTGTCGCGTTGTCGATTTCAGCAAGCGCCCAATCGCATGCGGCCAAAAATTTTGTGAGCGATTCGGGATCGACCAGCAATTCCAGGCCGAATGTTGGACGGCGGGTCAATGCCTCATCGGCAATGGCGACTCCATCAATCTCGCAAAGACGCCTCGCAAATTTCTGTCGCATCGCCAGCTCGGCAAACGGTGGCGTCCGCATGTACTGGAATTGCAGCTCGACCTTGCCGTAGGTCCATAGCGAAAAAATGAAATTCTTTCCGACGTCGTTGTCGTATACCGGAATGAGCGACCCATCGTGTTTCCCCTGGCCCCACCAGATCCTCAGCTTGCGAGCGTTCGCCCAAGCAAGGCACTTGCGAGCGACTTCACACTCTGGTGTTCCTCGGCGACTTTGCAATGCTTCGAAGAACGATGCCTCGTCCCATTGCCTAGCCGCGCCGCCCGACGACTTCTTCTGTCGAGCGGTTTCGGACTGACCGATCACGCGTGGCACCAGCGTCTTAACCCCCGTACCGATGAACTGCTTGACTTCGATCGCAATCACTTCGGCCGGGTCCATCTGTTCGTTCAGAAACTCGACAACGCGGCGCAGTTCAGCGGGAATAGCATCAGCCAGAAAAACCATGCGAATTCTTCCGGCTTGCAGGTTCGTCTTCACTCGCTGCCAAAATTCGTCGACGTCACAATCGGCGCCCAATAGTGTCGTCATCGCAGCGTCTGCTCTCTGACTATCCTCTTCGCAGCGGGCCTGAAACTTGGCACGCACCTCTTCGACCGGCCAGTAAACAACAGCGTTGGCGGCATAGTCGAGCATCTGTCCGATCACTTCGCGACGTATCCGGGTATCGCTGCTTCGCTTCACCTCCACCAACGTTGGCACGGCGTCTTGGTCCAAGAACAGATGATCGAGTGACCAGCGTCCATTGCTACCCTCTTCGCCCGGCACCGACATTTCACGTGTCACCAGCAACCATCGTCGAGGATCCTCGCTGTTGATCTGGTCGCCTGCCAACAGGTCCGGGTGTTTGACCAGCATTTCCTGGAGCAGTTTTTCGGAGTCGTAGGGAGCTTCCTCCATCGCGATCAAGTCCGAGTCGCCGCTGAGCAAGTAGATTTTTCCCGCCATCCTTGTTTCCTATGGGTCCGGGAGCCTTTGGCGTGAGTGTGCGAGGCGTTCGAAGACGATCATTTGCCTGGCCAATTCGGCAGGTCGAATTTTTTGACCGTATTGGCAGTGTGTTCGTCGTAGTGACGATCCATTTGTTTGAGTAGCGCCCCGAGTGTGGGCCAGCGACTTCCGGGCGCCTTTTCGTTCGGTTTGATGCCATCGAGCAGGTAGGCGAACCGACGACAAAAATCGCTGACGTGGCTCATCCGGCGAGCCTCGTCGGCGCCCGACCAGTCCGGGTGCGCCGCGTCGTAGTCCGGCGGCATTTGCTTGGGATTGAAATCCATGACCGGAACCGCCGGATCGATGGCGTGATAGATCTGGGAGAAAAATTGCAGTTGCCGGCCCACCATGTGTTCGGCATTCCAGCGAGGCGTATGGGTTCCGTTGGCCGGCTTGAAATTCATTTGCTGGACAGTCAATTCTGCGAACACCTTCTGAGACGCTTCGCAAGACTTCTCCATTGCCGTGAAAAGTTCGTCTACGTCGTCGGGCATTTCCCAGGCCGTGTCCGTCAACGCAATGATCTCTCGCTCGATCGGATCAGAATGGCTTGATCCCACGGCGATGGTGTTGTGCGTGACGTGACGAGTCTGATCTTCGCCAAGCATCCACTTTGCCACTTCGGCGAACGTGTCACTGTCGGGATCCAGACCGCTCAACAGAATTCGCGGCGGATCGAGTTTCTCGATCAGTCGTTTCACTTGCGGCGTCTTGAGCCGATCGACGTCTTCACCACCAATGACCAAAACATCAGCGGCCAACGATTCCGGCAATTCGGCATTCCAATTCCGGCTAAGCGATGCACCGGAGACAATGATCGCATGAACACCCAATGCTTCGATGTGGGCGGCACCAACCGAGTCGTCGCCGAGAGTGACCGTCTCGACTTTGAGCGAATCATGGCCGGTATCCGATGCATCGCCGGGATCGGTGATCTGCCAGGCTCCGTCAGTTTTGAACGTGATCTCTTGGCCTGCGAACGTTTCGACGGTCAACTTACCGTCTGGCCATCGACGGATCGCCATCGGTTCGCCGCCCAAGGCGACAACGTCGACAAAGAGCATGGACGCGATCAACGCAAACAGAAGAAACGGTCGAAGCATGGCGAAACCTTTGACGGCTCAGGAGAGACAAGGTGGTGAAGATATCCGCGGAGCCCAACACTCAAGAGCGTGTTTGACATCGCGAACATAAATACAATCTGCGGCTGGCGATCTCGATCGCATCAATCGCGTTGTCACATCGCGGACATCGCGGCTTTCCGTAAATACGAAATCGATCTTTGTTTTCGAGATCTTTCAATGGCTTTCCAGCTTCCTTGGCCGTCACGCTGATGATCTTTCCGTACTTCAATCCCGTTTTCATCATCTTCGTCAGCGATGACCAGACGGCGTCGAAGGCTGATTCGGATAACTCGTCACCCGGCGTCGTGGGGTCGACCAGCGTTTCAAAAAGAACTTCGGCACGAAAGATATTTCCAACCCCGGCGACGACGGACTGGTCCAACAGCAAGCCTGCGATGGGCTTGCCGCTTTGCGAGACGTTTTTCCATACTTCCGATTTTTTGCCTCCGGCCAACGGATCGGGACCGAGCGCCGCGACCAATCGATCGCGTTGTTCGTTGTTGATCAATTGGCACGTCGTCGGCCCGTTCAAGTCGATTGACTCGCGATCGCCCACCATTCGGATTCGGACTTGCCCGATCGGGAGTGGCGGCGGCGAAGAGAGCTCGCGAAACTTTCCGTAGCGCCCCAGGTGGATGTGGACGATGCGACCGCCTTCAAAAGCGTAGAAGATCCGTTTACCCGCGGCTTCGACAGATTCGAGCGTCCGTCCAGAAACCTTTTTCGCATCGGCTGTGAAACGGCCTTGTGGGCTGGTGACTTTCAGCGTCTGCCCGGCGAACATCGCCGAGTGACGTCGGGCGATGAAGTGAGTCTTGTGACCTTCGGGCATGTTGGCGATCTACTTTCTCAAACGCGACATCAGTTCGGACCTCAGCGGCTCGCTCGCCAGACGAATCGCACGACGATAGTTCGCCTTCGCCATTCGCATGTTACCGGCGGCTTCGGCTTGTTCGCCTCGTTGCAGGTAACCGATCAATCGTTTGTCCGCGAGCGCTGCTTGCGAACGGTACAACTTTGTCAACTCGTTCCGCGTCGCTTCGACGGAACGATCAATCAACACCGGATAGTTGCCGACAACCGGCGTCAATCCGACGACGAATGGGCGAATGGTCCCCGACATGAACGAACCCGGATAACCATCTAATGTGGTCAGCGACGGAGAGGTCCCAACGATCGATTGGCTGCTGCTTTGACCGAACGTGAAATTCAGCGAACCAAACGGCCCACTGATTCCGCCGGTGGTCTGGGCGACGGCGATCGGGATCGTAATCAGTAGCATTGCGGTGGCGGCGATGATTCGATTGAACATGCGACGGCTCCAAAAGAAATTGAGTTCATGCGTCTGCCATGAATTGTAACGCATTGTCATCTGCGGTAACTTTCGGCCATGAAGAAAGTCAGCCTTTACACCGACGGTGCCTGCAGCGGAAACCCTGGACCGGGTGGCTGGGCGTTTATCTTGCGATGCGACAAGAGCGGCAAGGAGCTAGAGCGTTCCGACGGCGAACCCGAATCGACGAATAATAAGATGGAGTTGACGGCAGTGATTCGCGGACTGAAGGTGCTGAAAGAGCCTTGCGAAGTGACGCTGTACGCCGACAGCACCTATGTGTTGCAGGGCATGAAGTCGTGGATGGCCGGGTGGAAGTCGCGCGGCTGGAAACGGAAAGAGGGCAGCAAGTTGGCGGAAGTCAAGAACGTCGAACTTTGGAAACAACTCGACGCGTTGATGCAGACGCACCAAATCAGCTACGAGCACGTCAAAGGGCACGCCGGCCACCTGGAAAACGAACGCTGCGATGTCCTGGCTGTTGCCGCATATCAGCGCTATCTACCGAAGCGTTAGTCGCGGCTTCGGCACCGCGATGATGAATCGGCCAAATCCTGGGGTTCCATCCAACTCGCTGATGCTCGTGTGGATTCACTCCAGGCTACCATCCGTCGCTGCTCCGCAGCTGGACCAGACCCACTGCGTTCGGGGCGAAAAAACGCTATAATCCCGGGGTTCGCACATTGGTGTGCTCACGTCCTTTTTCTTCGTCTTTTTGCAGGCTTTCATGAGCGACGCCCCCACCGCAGACACCCCCGACGAAAGTGCATCGGAAGAGAACCAGCCCGCGACCAACGCGAGCTCGGCATCCACCACCCAGGCGTCGACCATCCCGGCGGCCAACAAAGAGTATGAGGGCAAGGACCTTCAACACCTCTCGGACCTTGAACACGTCCGCGAACGGCCCAGTATGTACATCGGCGACGCCAGCAATCGGGGCCTTCACCACCTGGTCTACGAAGTCGTTGACAACTCGATCGATGAAGCGATGGCGGGCTTTGCCAAGTCGGTCAGCGTCGTCGTCCACACCGACGGCAGCGTCACGGTCGAGGACGACGGTCGCGGGATCCCGATCGACCGCCACGATCAATTGTCCGAAGAACTCGACCGCGAAGTCACCACGCTCGAAGGCGTGATGACGGTCTTGAAGTTCGGCGGAAAATTCAAGAAGGGTGCCTATCAAACGTCCGGCGGTTTGCACGGCGTCGGTGTCACGGTGGTGAACTTTTTGAGCCAATGGGCCAACGTCGAAGTCAGTCGCGAAGGGTTCACGTGGACTCAGGAATACGAACGCGGCATACCGACAACGCCCGTCACCAAGGGTCGTGTCACCAAGAAGACCGGAACCAAGGTGACGTTCAAAGCGGACGGCCAGATCTTTAGCACCACCAAGTACAGCTACGACACGCTGTACAAACGATTGCAAGAATTGGCGTTCTTGAATTCGGGCGTGCATATCAAGTACTTGGACGAGCGAAACGGCGAGGGCGGCGACTTCAAATACGAACGGGGCATCGTCGAATTCGTCGAACACCTCAACCGAGCCAGCGACCCAGTTCACGCCGACGTGATCCGCATCGTCGGTGAAAAGGATGGCGTCCAGTACGACATGGCGCTGCAGTACACGACCGAATACACCGAGAACGTCCAGTCCTACGTCAACAATATTCACACCACGGAGGGCGGAACCCACGAATCGGGTTTCCGCAGTGGTTTGACGCGGACGCTGAACAACTATGGCAAGAAAGAGAATCTGTTCAAAGGCGTCGCGCCGGCGGGCGACGATTTCCGGGAAGGCATCACCGCCGTCATCAGTGTTCGTGTGCCCGAGCCGCAATTCGAAGGCCAGACGAAAACCAAACTCGGTAACAGTTACGTCGACGGCATCATCAGCGGTGCGGTGGGCGAACAGCTTTCCAAGTACATGGAAGAGAATCCTCGCGTCGCGGTCACGATTGTTCGCAAGGGCATGTTGGCGGCGGAAGCACGCGAGGCTGCTCGCAAGGCCAAAGACTTGCTTCGCAAACGCAAAGATGCGTTGTCCGGCGGCGGCTTGCCGGGCAAACTTCGCGATTGCATCAGCAAGAATCGGGACGAGTGCGAACTGTACTTGGTGGAAGGTGATTCGGCCGGTGGATCGGCCGAGGGCGGACGGATGCGAGAGTATCAGGCGATTCTTCCGCTTCGCGGAAAGATTATCAACGCTTACAAATCTCGCGAAGCGAAGGTGCTGGAGAACACCGAAGTCCAATCGATGATCCAAGCGATTGGCACCGGCATCGGCGCCGATCAAGACTTGACCAAACGTCGGTATGACAAGATCGTCATCATGACCGACGCCGACGTCGATGGCAGCCACATTCGGACGCTGCTGTTGTGCTTCTTTTATCGACAGATGTACGAGTTGGTTGCGCGGGGTCACGTCTATGTTGCCCAGCCGCCATTGTTTCGTGTCCAACACGGCAAGAAACGGTACTACATCCAAACCGATGGCGAGATGAAGACTCAGTTGCTCGAACGCGGTTTGAATGACACGATCTTTGAAGCGGAAGACGGTCGGCGTGTCGAAGGCGACCAAATGCGTGCGCTATGTACGTCGCTGGCCGCAATGGAAGACGCCGTCGTCGCGCTGGAACAACGTGGCATCAGCTTGCGAAGCCACGCCATGCGTTACGATCCCGTTGCCGAGAAGCTGCCTTCCCTGCTGGTGACCCACGGTAACGAAGAAAATTGGTTCATGACCCAGGACGCGGTTGAAGAATTCTTGAACCAGCGAAACTTGACTCTCGACATCGAAGAAGACGACGACGACGAGCTGGAGATCACCGACGACACAACGGCGACTCCGGCCGAACCCAAGATCAAAACGCCACCGGACAACTTGGCCCACCTGACCGAATTGCACGAGGTCCGAACGATCAACAGCGGCCTGAAGGATCTGCAAACTCTCGGCTTCAGCGTCGACGATCTGATTCCGATCGAGCGAACGGGATCGACAACCGCGCGGTTCGAATTGGTACGCGGCGAAGACATCCGGCGTCCCATGGAAGATCTTCGCGGGCTGCTGCCCGAAGTTCGCGCAGCCGGCGAAAAAGGACTGCAAGTGACTCGCTTTAAGGGGCTGGGTGAAATGAACGCGGAAGAGCTTCGCGAAACAACCCTGGACCCGGCCAACCGAACACTGTTGAAGGTCAACTTAACCGACGCCGGTGCCGCCGACGAAATGTTTCGATTGCTGATGGGCGACAAGGTCGAGCCACGTCGCGAGTTCATCGAAACTCACGCGCTGGATGTACGAAACCTGGACGTTTAGAACCTCGATACCAGGCGACCGGTACCGGGCGATAGGAATGATTGGCGGCCATGAATCGACTCGCTGAATCGCTCTCGCCTTATCTGCTTCAACACCAAACCAATCCGGTGGATTGGTTCCCGTGGGGCGACGAGGCGTTTGAGTTGGCGCGGTCCACGGACCGACCGGTCTTTTTATCGATCGGGTATGCGGCGTGCCATTGGTGTCATGTGATGGAACGCGAGAGTTTTGAGAATACGGCGATCGCCAAATTTTTGAATGACTATTTCGTTTGCGTCAAAGTTGATCGCGAAGAACGACCGGACGTCGACCACGTTTACATGAGTGCGGTCCAGTTGATGACCGGGCGCGGCGGTTGGCCAATGAGCGTGTTTTTGAATCACGTTCGCCAACCGTTCTACGCTGGTACGTATTGGCCGCCCACGTCGCGACAGGGCATGCCCGGATTCGGACAAGTGCTCGACGCGATCGCGGCCGCTTGGAATGAACGCCGTGACGAAGTCAATCAGCACGCCGACCAAATGAACGATGCGATGATTGGATTGGCGACGGGCACCTCCGAAGTTACGTCGGCGATACCGGATGCGTGTTTGGTTGACCAAGCCGTCGATGACTTGCTCGATCGCTTTGACGACCAAGAAGGCGGGTTTGGCAGCGCGCCCAAGTTTCCTCATGCCACGGACTTGGACTTGCTGCTTCGGCGGGCCGCCGTCAGCGGCGACGAGCGATTGATTCACGCCGCCGAATGGACGCTCGACAAGATGGCGTGCGGAGGCATCCACGATCACATCGGCGGCGGGTTCGCCCGGTACAGCGTCGACGGGCGTTGGTTGGTGCCACACTTTGAAAAGATGCTGTACGACAACGCCCTGTTAGCTGAAGTCTATGTCCGCGCCTATCAAGTCACGGGGAACGAAAGACACGCCGACGTCGCCAAACAGACGCTTGACTATCTTTGCCGCGAAATGGTGGACGACGCCGGCGGGTTCCATTGCAGCGAGGATGCTGACAGCGAAGGCATCGAGGGCAAATATTATGTCTGGACACCCGATGAAGTCATACAAGCACTCGGCGAAGTACGGGGCCGACGGTTCTGTGAAGTCTACGACATCACATCGGACGGCAATTTCGAAGGCAAGTCGATCGCCCATTTGAAATTTTCCGTCGGCAATGCAGAACTGGCGGCGGAGCTAGCCGAGGATCGAGAACGGCTTCGGCAAGTACGCGACGGGCGGGTCCACCCCAGTCGCGATGATAAAGTCATCACCGCCTGGAACTCGCTGGCGATCAAATCACTTGCCATTGCCGGCGCGGTATTGAATGAGCCGCGTTACATCGAAGCCGCTGAGCGTTCGGCGAAATTCGTGTTGTCGACGATGCTTCAGCCCAATCAGCGACTGCTGCACGCGTATCGTGACGGCCAGCCACATCTTGAAGGTTATGTCGATGATTACGCTTATACGATTGCGGCGTTCATCGCGTTGTTCGAGGCAACCGGACGCGCACGCTGGATCGCGCGGGCGACCAAGTTGGCGGACACGATGCTGGCCCATTTCGAGGACTCCG from Rubripirellula tenax encodes the following:
- a CDS encoding DNA gyrase subunit B is translated as MSDAPTADTPDESASEENQPATNASSASTTQASTIPAANKEYEGKDLQHLSDLEHVRERPSMYIGDASNRGLHHLVYEVVDNSIDEAMAGFAKSVSVVVHTDGSVTVEDDGRGIPIDRHDQLSEELDREVTTLEGVMTVLKFGGKFKKGAYQTSGGLHGVGVTVVNFLSQWANVEVSREGFTWTQEYERGIPTTPVTKGRVTKKTGTKVTFKADGQIFSTTKYSYDTLYKRLQELAFLNSGVHIKYLDERNGEGGDFKYERGIVEFVEHLNRASDPVHADVIRIVGEKDGVQYDMALQYTTEYTENVQSYVNNIHTTEGGTHESGFRSGLTRTLNNYGKKENLFKGVAPAGDDFREGITAVISVRVPEPQFEGQTKTKLGNSYVDGIISGAVGEQLSKYMEENPRVAVTIVRKGMLAAEAREAARKAKDLLRKRKDALSGGGLPGKLRDCISKNRDECELYLVEGDSAGGSAEGGRMREYQAILPLRGKIINAYKSREAKVLENTEVQSMIQAIGTGIGADQDLTKRRYDKIVIMTDADVDGSHIRTLLLCFFYRQMYELVARGHVYVAQPPLFRVQHGKKRYYIQTDGEMKTQLLERGLNDTIFEAEDGRRVEGDQMRALCTSLAAMEDAVVALEQRGISLRSHAMRYDPVAEKLPSLLVTHGNEENWFMTQDAVEEFLNQRNLTLDIEEDDDDELEITDDTTATPAEPKIKTPPDNLAHLTELHEVRTINSGLKDLQTLGFSVDDLIPIERTGSTTARFELVRGEDIRRPMEDLRGLLPEVRAAGEKGLQVTRFKGLGEMNAEELRETTLDPANRTLLKVNLTDAGAADEMFRLLMGDKVEPRREFIETHALDVRNLDV
- a CDS encoding thioredoxin domain-containing protein, with protein sequence MNRLAESLSPYLLQHQTNPVDWFPWGDEAFELARSTDRPVFLSIGYAACHWCHVMERESFENTAIAKFLNDYFVCVKVDREERPDVDHVYMSAVQLMTGRGGWPMSVFLNHVRQPFYAGTYWPPTSRQGMPGFGQVLDAIAAAWNERRDEVNQHADQMNDAMIGLATGTSEVTSAIPDACLVDQAVDDLLDRFDDQEGGFGSAPKFPHATDLDLLLRRAAVSGDERLIHAAEWTLDKMACGGIHDHIGGGFARYSVDGRWLVPHFEKMLYDNALLAEVYVRAYQVTGNERHADVAKQTLDYLCREMVDDAGGFHCSEDADSEGIEGKYYVWTPDEVIQALGEVRGRRFCEVYDITSDGNFEGKSIAHLKFSVGNAELAAELAEDRERLRQVRDGRVHPSRDDKVITAWNSLAIKSLAIAGAVLNEPRYIEAAERSAKFVLSTMLQPNQRLLHAYRDGQPHLEGYVDDYAYTIAAFIALFEATGRARWIARATKLADTMLAHFEDSDRGGFYYSADVGEALIAKTKDWHDGSLISGNASAAHTLLQLSRLCDRDDFRLAAERTLTAGGEVLDKQAAACGGLISVLDLHHGQSEQWVLAVPDMQAMQLARTKFLKRFRPRATISWVVGESPESGPVVAINAGRGPIDGQTTLYRCMGHQCDPPLTNDALDRALQ
- a CDS encoding Fpg/Nei family DNA glycosylase; amino-acid sequence: MPEGHKTHFIARRHSAMFAGQTLKVTSPQGRFTADAKKVSGRTLESVEAAGKRIFYAFEGGRIVHIHLGRYGKFRELSSPPPLPIGQVRIRMVGDRESIDLNGPTTCQLINNEQRDRLVAALGPDPLAGGKKSEVWKNVSQSGKPIAGLLLDQSVVAGVGNIFRAEVLFETLVDPTTPGDELSESAFDAVWSSLTKMMKTGLKYGKIISVTAKEAGKPLKDLENKDRFRIYGKPRCPRCDNAIDAIEIASRRLYLCSRCQTRS
- the rnhA gene encoding ribonuclease HI is translated as MKKVSLYTDGACSGNPGPGGWAFILRCDKSGKELERSDGEPESTNNKMELTAVIRGLKVLKEPCEVTLYADSTYVLQGMKSWMAGWKSRGWKRKEGSKLAEVKNVELWKQLDALMQTHQISYEHVKGHAGHLENERCDVLAVAAYQRYLPKR
- a CDS encoding DinB family protein, yielding MLRPFLLFALIASMLFVDVVALGGEPMAIRRWPDGKLTVETFAGQEITFKTDGAWQITDPGDASDTGHDSLKVETVTLGDDSVGAAHIEALGVHAIIVSGASLSRNWNAELPESLAADVLVIGGEDVDRLKTPQVKRLIEKLDPPRILLSGLDPDSDTFAEVAKWMLGEDQTRHVTHNTIAVGSSHSDPIEREIIALTDTAWEMPDDVDELFTAMEKSCEASQKVFAELTVQQMNFKPANGTHTPRWNAEHMVGRQLQFFSQIYHAIDPAVPVMDFNPKQMPPDYDAAHPDWSGADEARRMSHVSDFCRRFAYLLDGIKPNEKAPGSRWPTLGALLKQMDRHYDEHTANTVKKFDLPNWPGK